A single region of the Marinobacter nanhaiticus D15-8W genome encodes:
- a CDS encoding DUF6635 family protein, producing the protein MSTATSSGQDISEAEIEQATRSAIERYFDDCRGRIPTFIDRHFHYPGAIETNRQAIGWDMMRAPINLLWAPVYALACLVKFLVRKRARLKWLYRLMDSVPAGFTTRVQQHISTLIQVELLNNGRPGLLLEDYLVEALEVVYARHIQERSITNALPD; encoded by the coding sequence ATGTCCACCGCTACATCGTCCGGCCAGGATATATCCGAAGCAGAGATAGAACAGGCCACCCGCTCAGCTATCGAGCGCTATTTCGACGACTGCAGGGGGCGTATACCCACCTTTATTGACCGCCATTTCCATTACCCAGGCGCGATCGAGACCAACCGTCAGGCTATCGGTTGGGATATGATGCGTGCCCCTATCAACCTGCTTTGGGCGCCCGTGTACGCCCTGGCGTGTCTGGTGAAGTTTCTCGTTCGGAAACGAGCCCGCCTGAAGTGGTTGTACCGCCTGATGGATTCTGTGCCCGCCGGCTTTACGACCCGGGTGCAGCAGCACATCTCAACACTCATTCAGGTCGAGCTACTGAACAATGGCCGGCCGGGTCTTCTGCTGGAGGACTACCTGGTCGAAGCCTTGGAGGTCGTCTATGCGCGGCACATTCAGGAACGATCGATCACCAACGCTTTACCGGACTGA
- a CDS encoding glycosyl hydrolase family 18 protein has protein sequence MTINSSKGRLSRWLMAVGALAVSSSALAVDCTGISEWQASEVYLGGAKATQDGKLYEAAWWTRNQSPATHSGQWQEWKLQGECDSVTPPGNVAPVAGTNGPYSASIGGTINMKPSGSSDADGFIESYDWTFGDGTSSTDMNPAHQYSQAGDYTVTLVVTDNDGAQATATTTAAITDGTDPTDPTDPPSTGDKKIIGYFTNWGVYGRDYHVKDIVTSGSADKLTHIVYAFGNVSGGKCVIGDPYADYDKAYSAADSVDGVADTWDTGALRGNFGQLKRLKQMYPDLKVIWSFGGWTWSRGFGEAAANPQAFAESCYSLVNDSRWEGVFDGIDIDWEYPNACGATCDSSGFNGYRDLMAALRARFGNQLVTSAIGAAESKLRAADYGGAAQYVDFYMLMTYDYFGAFNPQGPTAPHSPLYNYSGIPTEGFYADKGIQVMKELGIPADKILLGIGFYGRGWTGVTQSAPGGAAGGAAPGEYEAGINDYKVLKNTCPSTGVVAGTAYAHCGNQWWSYDTPATIGGKMDYVKQQGLSGAFFWELSGDTSDGELIDAIDDGLN, from the coding sequence ATGACGATTAACTCGAGTAAGGGGCGATTAAGTCGCTGGCTGATGGCTGTAGGCGCATTGGCAGTATCTTCCTCAGCCCTCGCGGTCGACTGTACCGGCATCAGCGAATGGCAAGCTTCGGAAGTCTACCTCGGCGGCGCAAAGGCAACCCAGGATGGCAAGCTATACGAAGCCGCATGGTGGACAAGGAACCAGAGCCCGGCAACGCATTCCGGCCAATGGCAGGAATGGAAGCTGCAAGGTGAGTGCGACAGCGTAACGCCGCCTGGAAACGTGGCGCCTGTAGCCGGCACAAACGGCCCCTACAGCGCAAGCATCGGTGGCACTATCAACATGAAGCCGTCGGGCTCTTCTGATGCGGACGGTTTCATCGAATCATATGATTGGACCTTCGGTGACGGTACGTCATCAACGGACATGAACCCGGCTCACCAGTACAGCCAGGCGGGCGACTACACCGTAACACTGGTGGTGACCGATAATGACGGCGCCCAGGCAACCGCAACGACGACCGCAGCTATCACCGACGGAACAGACCCTACCGATCCGACAGATCCACCGAGTACGGGCGACAAGAAAATCATCGGCTACTTCACTAACTGGGGTGTCTATGGCCGTGATTATCATGTCAAAGACATCGTCACAAGTGGTTCAGCTGACAAGCTGACTCACATTGTCTATGCCTTCGGTAACGTCTCTGGCGGCAAGTGCGTCATCGGCGACCCGTACGCCGATTACGACAAAGCCTACTCGGCCGCAGACAGTGTTGACGGTGTTGCGGATACCTGGGACACCGGCGCACTGCGAGGCAACTTCGGCCAGTTGAAGCGGCTGAAGCAAATGTACCCCGACCTTAAGGTGATCTGGTCCTTCGGCGGCTGGACGTGGTCACGTGGCTTCGGTGAAGCGGCGGCCAATCCGCAGGCATTTGCCGAATCCTGCTACAGCCTCGTCAACGACTCCCGTTGGGAAGGCGTGTTTGACGGTATCGACATCGATTGGGAATACCCGAACGCCTGTGGCGCGACCTGCGATAGCAGTGGCTTCAACGGTTACCGCGACCTGATGGCGGCGCTACGTGCACGCTTCGGGAACCAGCTGGTCACGTCGGCCATTGGTGCCGCTGAATCGAAATTGCGCGCAGCGGACTACGGCGGTGCCGCCCAATACGTCGACTTCTATATGTTGATGACCTACGACTACTTCGGCGCCTTTAACCCCCAAGGTCCGACAGCACCCCACTCACCTCTGTATAACTACAGTGGCATCCCGACGGAAGGTTTCTATGCCGACAAGGGCATCCAGGTCATGAAAGAACTAGGCATTCCTGCAGACAAGATCCTGCTGGGCATAGGCTTCTACGGTCGTGGCTGGACCGGCGTTACTCAGAGTGCTCCCGGCGGGGCAGCAGGCGGCGCGGCACCCGGGGAATACGAAGCGGGTATCAATGACTACAAAGTCCTGAAAAATACCTGTCCTTCAACCGGCGTCGTTGCAGGCACGGCCTACGCACACTGCGGGAACCAGTGGTGGAGCTACGACACGCCAGCCACTATCGGAGGCAAGATGGATTACGTGAAACAGCAGGGTCTGTCTGGCGCCTTCTTCTGGGAGTTGAGCGGCGACACCAGCGATGGTGAGCTCATCGACGCGATTGACGACGGCTTGAACTAG
- a CDS encoding RidA family protein, which yields MTKPQAIFPAGRQALYDINRYSAATRSGDLLFVSGQVGSREDGSPEPNFKNQVQLAFDNLAAVLKAAGCTFDDIVDVTTFHTDPEAQWNDIDAVRRKVFGEPPYTNWTAVGVNWLAGFDFEIKVIARIPGNA from the coding sequence ATGACCAAGCCCCAAGCCATCTTTCCTGCCGGTCGGCAGGCGCTTTACGACATCAACCGCTACTCAGCGGCAACCCGCTCTGGCGACCTGCTGTTTGTCTCCGGCCAGGTCGGCAGCCGCGAAGATGGGTCACCTGAACCCAATTTCAAAAACCAGGTTCAACTCGCCTTCGATAATCTCGCTGCCGTGCTCAAAGCCGCCGGGTGCACGTTTGATGACATCGTGGACGTCACAACATTTCATACCGATCCCGAGGCGCAATGGAACGACATCGACGCCGTGAGAAGGAAGGTATTCGGGGAACCGCCGTACACGAACTGGACCGCTGTAGGCGTGAACTGGCTGGCCGGTTTCGATTTTGAAATCAAGGTGATCGCGCGCATTCCAGGGAACGCGTGA
- a CDS encoding DUF6635 family protein: protein MVADALSQYRITRTASADITNSISCAVLGAFAFQKFTPGGIGLGVVLASILAKALAAREFILGETIGGWYYSWFPPEPSLAMTTSVMVAVMAILAAFAALSGVISDPIQAAVGLHRRRLNKLLDHLERDISISTQSSFRPKDQYVARILDTFDMIRSGLI from the coding sequence GTGGTCGCCGACGCGCTCAGCCAGTACCGCATAACCCGGACGGCCTCGGCCGACATCACCAACAGCATTTCCTGCGCGGTGCTGGGTGCGTTCGCATTCCAAAAATTCACCCCGGGGGGCATCGGGTTGGGCGTGGTACTGGCATCCATACTTGCCAAGGCCTTGGCCGCCCGGGAATTTATCCTGGGTGAAACAATCGGCGGATGGTACTACAGCTGGTTTCCGCCGGAGCCCTCGCTGGCGATGACGACCAGCGTAATGGTCGCTGTCATGGCCATATTGGCAGCATTTGCTGCGTTATCCGGTGTTATATCCGATCCCATTCAAGCCGCGGTCGGCCTGCATCGCCGACGTCTGAACAAACTGCTCGATCATCTGGAGCGGGACATTTCAATCAGCACCCAGAGTAGCTTCCGGCCGAAAGACCAATACGTGGCACGCATTCTCGACACCTTCGACATGATCAGGTCGGGTTTGATCTGA
- a CDS encoding glycosyl hydrolase, translating into MEDIQWGARSRAFVRSILASTLFLTFTPASTLAAIQTIGAGSIADRPNPDGYTCVNDYGAWIHNAGVVEPGIAGCDPVQGPIGEPTPLYPHVTGPADAQPTGTHRWWGSVAFYGDMPIGDANRAGYITPDPIAARITDRGFRMASIPDGMQFKNGNTDTYDVPAPFDEVFDGLAIGNSQFSTLDAKMYDYSDGSVTVEWQNNGSPVMRGTFVHGSPYVYVDVLQGELELRSKAPNGPEKGVFHQSANQLGMWTDVAGNHGNFLVVGNGSTQFHNVGSDAVRVSNPAGQITVALIPTANGAVPDAAKINRFAARALNRVNEVRIDYQVDEQTQDVTVTQRYLFNGQPVDTFTGLMPLQWKNTVDDISSQDQIRSARGYLKFGNLSQFRYRLPFVGVLPTLPALNRSYDNDKLTQLIREFVAQGPSAWNSYSDTYWSGKSYGKVAEVAALAYEHGLTNEHEILVEWLKLELEDWFTAQTNGQADVTRYFSYDDQWNTLLGYDESFGAQQELNDHHFHYGYFVRAAAEICRTDKSWCAANAWGGMVEMLIRDYAGQRDDPLFPYVRNFDPANGFSWASGHANFVLGNNNESTSEAANAYGAIVLYGEITGNDDLVDHGIYLHTLSTASYWEYWNNIDRYRGFGAPYDNFAPEYDKMTTSIIWGSGHVFSTWFSGAYAHILGIQGLPLNPMVMHIGQHADYLSDYVDLGLSESSNGKPSGLANDQWRDVWWNIWAMTEPEAAIADFNTMDFNYDVEAGESKPHTYHWIHTLNVLGHIESGKGEITADSPIAQVYEKNGQRTYVAYNYHDTPQTVTFSDGTRLDVPADSFGISGYGTPDDSGGNGGDNGGDDGGNDGGDSGGDSGNNGGDDGSGNGGSCSDFCFSEGADSLTVTAHVGTAVDLHYRVNDGPQQNVRMTRNGSKHVYTIPNLGQGDQVDYFFTVIEPSAYDTEWSSHTFGNGGGNGGNGGSDGGGNNGGGDSGSDTGGGNGDAGDSGALTISRATASTATQSPSLAVDGDAGTRWESDWLNDGQWLTLDLPQTTAIRQVEIDWEAANAANYDIWLSENGSDWWHASSVSGRTFGSRTDVVSLNQSARYVSLVMGNRSAGNDWGYSIYEVRLIGQ; encoded by the coding sequence ATGGAAGATATTCAGTGGGGCGCGCGATCACGTGCGTTCGTTCGCAGTATTCTAGCCAGTACGCTTTTTCTGACTTTCACTCCGGCCAGTACCCTGGCTGCCATTCAAACCATCGGCGCTGGCAGCATTGCAGACCGACCCAACCCTGACGGCTACACCTGTGTCAACGACTACGGCGCCTGGATTCATAATGCGGGGGTCGTCGAACCCGGCATCGCCGGTTGTGATCCGGTGCAGGGCCCCATCGGGGAGCCAACGCCGCTTTATCCCCATGTGACAGGGCCAGCCGATGCCCAACCGACCGGGACACATCGCTGGTGGGGCTCGGTGGCTTTCTATGGCGATATGCCGATCGGCGATGCCAACCGGGCCGGCTATATCACGCCCGATCCGATTGCGGCGCGTATTACCGACCGCGGCTTCCGCATGGCCAGTATTCCCGATGGCATGCAGTTCAAGAACGGCAATACCGATACCTATGACGTGCCGGCACCGTTCGATGAAGTGTTTGACGGGCTAGCGATCGGCAACAGCCAGTTCAGCACCCTGGACGCCAAGATGTACGACTACTCAGACGGTAGTGTGACGGTCGAGTGGCAAAATAATGGTTCGCCGGTCATGCGCGGGACCTTTGTTCACGGCTCACCCTACGTCTATGTCGATGTCCTGCAGGGCGAACTGGAACTGCGCAGCAAGGCGCCTAATGGCCCGGAGAAAGGCGTCTTCCATCAGTCCGCAAACCAGTTGGGAATGTGGACCGACGTCGCCGGGAATCACGGTAATTTCCTGGTTGTCGGCAATGGCAGTACCCAATTCCATAACGTAGGAAGTGACGCTGTCCGCGTGTCTAACCCCGCCGGGCAGATTACCGTTGCACTGATCCCGACGGCGAATGGCGCCGTTCCGGATGCGGCCAAGATCAACCGGTTCGCCGCGCGTGCCCTGAACCGGGTGAATGAAGTCCGTATTGACTATCAGGTCGATGAACAGACCCAGGACGTGACGGTGACCCAGCGTTATCTGTTTAACGGCCAGCCGGTCGATACGTTCACCGGTTTGATGCCTTTGCAATGGAAAAATACGGTCGACGACATCAGCAGTCAGGACCAGATCCGCAGCGCCCGTGGCTACCTGAAATTCGGCAACTTGAGTCAGTTCCGCTACCGGCTGCCCTTCGTTGGTGTACTGCCGACCCTTCCCGCACTCAACCGGAGCTACGACAACGATAAGCTGACCCAGTTGATCCGTGAATTCGTTGCGCAGGGTCCGTCTGCCTGGAACAGTTATAGCGATACCTACTGGTCAGGAAAGAGCTACGGCAAAGTGGCGGAGGTCGCCGCTTTGGCTTACGAGCACGGCTTGACCAACGAGCACGAGATCCTGGTCGAGTGGCTGAAACTCGAGCTCGAAGACTGGTTTACCGCGCAGACCAACGGTCAGGCGGACGTCACCCGGTACTTCTCTTACGATGACCAGTGGAACACGCTGCTGGGCTACGACGAGAGTTTCGGCGCCCAGCAGGAGCTGAACGACCACCATTTCCACTATGGCTATTTCGTCCGTGCGGCGGCGGAAATCTGCCGGACCGATAAGAGCTGGTGTGCGGCCAACGCCTGGGGCGGGATGGTCGAGATGCTGATTCGGGATTATGCCGGCCAGCGTGACGATCCGCTGTTCCCGTACGTCCGTAATTTCGATCCGGCCAACGGTTTCAGTTGGGCGTCCGGTCACGCCAATTTCGTTCTCGGCAATAACAACGAGTCGACGTCTGAAGCGGCCAACGCCTACGGGGCCATCGTCCTGTACGGCGAAATTACCGGCAACGACGACCTCGTCGACCACGGTATCTACCTGCACACGCTGTCCACTGCCAGTTACTGGGAATACTGGAACAACATCGACCGCTATCGTGGTTTCGGCGCGCCCTACGATAACTTTGCCCCGGAATACGACAAAATGACTACGTCGATCATCTGGGGCAGTGGGCATGTCTTCTCGACCTGGTTCAGCGGCGCCTATGCGCACATCCTTGGTATACAGGGGCTGCCACTGAATCCGATGGTCATGCACATCGGACAGCATGCCGATTACCTGAGTGACTATGTGGATTTGGGACTGAGCGAGTCGTCGAACGGCAAACCGTCCGGCCTTGCCAACGATCAATGGCGCGATGTCTGGTGGAATATCTGGGCGATGACCGAGCCGGAGGCTGCGATCGCCGACTTCAATACCATGGACTTCAACTACGATGTCGAGGCCGGGGAGAGCAAACCCCATACGTATCACTGGATTCACACGCTAAATGTCCTGGGGCATATCGAAAGCGGTAAGGGCGAAATAACGGCGGACAGTCCGATTGCCCAGGTGTATGAGAAAAACGGCCAGAGAACCTACGTCGCCTATAACTATCACGATACCCCGCAGACCGTGACGTTCTCCGACGGTACTCGCCTCGACGTTCCGGCAGACAGCTTCGGCATCTCCGGCTACGGTACGCCCGACGACAGTGGCGGTAACGGCGGCGATAACGGTGGCGATGACGGCGGAAACGATGGTGGCGACAGCGGCGGAGACAGCGGCAATAACGGGGGTGACGACGGCAGTGGCAATGGTGGCTCCTGCAGCGATTTCTGTTTCTCCGAAGGCGCTGACAGTCTGACCGTTACGGCGCATGTGGGTACGGCTGTGGATCTCCACTATCGGGTCAACGATGGTCCGCAGCAGAACGTTCGCATGACGCGCAATGGCAGCAAGCACGTCTACACCATCCCGAACCTGGGGCAGGGCGATCAGGTCGATTATTTCTTCACCGTCATCGAACCGTCCGCCTACGATACGGAATGGTCCTCCCATACGTTCGGCAATGGTGGTGGAAATGGCGGTAATGGAGGCAGCGACGGCGGTGGTAACAATGGAGGCGGCGATAGCGGCTCCGACACCGGTGGAGGAAATGGCGACGCTGGTGACAGCGGAGCGCTAACCATTTCCCGGGCCACCGCCAGTACTGCCACGCAGAGTCCGTCACTGGCCGTCGATGGCGACGCGGGCACTCGCTGGGAAAGCGACTGGCTCAACGACGGGCAGTGGCTCACGCTTGACCTGCCTCAGACCACGGCGATCCGCCAAGTGGAAATTGATTGGGAAGCCGCCAATGCAGCGAACTACGATATCTGGCTGTCCGAGAATGGCAGCGACTGGTGGCATGCTTCGAGCGTATCCGGCCGCACATTCGGTAGCCGGACGGATGTCGTTTCGCTGAACCAGTCCGCCCGGTATGTGTCCCTGGTCATGGGGAATCGAAGTGCTGGAAATGACTGGGGTTACTCGATCTACGAAGTCCGCCTGATCGGACAGTAA
- a CDS encoding transposase produces MPRKTRMYLPGIPVHVVQRGHNRDACFFADEDYHYYQFLLGEGLKRYGVELHAYCLMTNHVHLLLTPETSVSISRLMQHVSSVYVRYVNRTYRRSGTLWEGRHRGSLIDAENYLLSCYRYIELNPVTADRVTHPEEYRWSSFRVNALGEHNPLVSPHPIYSGLSDDPVVRRKAYRELFRFSLPLEERRAIAECLSAGQVLGKNRFKEQVESALGRKLGQVRVGRPRKERCHDQPETESESL; encoded by the coding sequence ATGCCCCGGAAGACACGGATGTATCTACCTGGCATTCCCGTCCACGTTGTTCAACGTGGCCACAACCGGGACGCCTGCTTTTTTGCGGATGAAGATTACCACTATTACCAGTTCCTGCTTGGTGAGGGACTGAAGCGGTACGGCGTCGAACTCCACGCGTATTGCCTGATGACGAATCACGTCCACTTGCTGTTGACGCCGGAAACCTCTGTCAGCATTTCCCGCTTAATGCAGCACGTCAGTAGCGTGTATGTCCGTTATGTGAATCGTACTTACCGCCGCTCTGGAACCTTGTGGGAGGGGAGACACAGGGGCAGTCTGATCGACGCGGAAAACTACCTGTTGAGCTGCTATCGCTACATCGAGCTAAATCCGGTTACGGCAGATAGGGTTACACATCCGGAAGAATACCGCTGGAGTAGCTTTCGGGTTAACGCACTGGGTGAACATAATCCTTTGGTTTCACCGCATCCTATCTATTCAGGTCTGTCTGACGACCCAGTGGTCAGGCGGAAAGCCTATCGTGAACTTTTTCGTTTCAGTTTGCCGCTGGAAGAGAGGAGGGCCATTGCTGAATGCCTTTCGGCAGGCCAGGTCCTGGGCAAGAACCGGTTCAAGGAACAGGTGGAGTCAGCCTTGGGGCGGAAACTGGGCCAGGTGCGGGTGGGGCGGCCGAGAAAAGAGCGATGCCACGACCAGCCCGAGACAGAGTCAGAGAGTCTCTGA
- a CDS encoding enoyl-CoA hydratase, whose product MSEDQPLVLKTSDNGVTTLTLNQPERRNSLSMAMLEALSAELHDIVEDAETRVVVLAAQGNVFCAGHDLREIREKFDDADFQLALFDQCSKVMQQIVDLSKPVIARVAGVATAAGCQLVASCDLAVAADTARFATPGVNIGLFCSTPMVALSRNVSRKQAMEMLLTGEMISATRAEEIGLVNRAVDEQVLDDTVYRMARTIADKSGHTLKIGKEAFYRQLEMPLADAYAFTSRVMAENLQAHDAQEGICAFLDKRKPEWHDR is encoded by the coding sequence ATGTCTGAAGATCAACCACTGGTCCTTAAAACCAGTGATAACGGAGTGACCACGCTAACCCTTAATCAGCCGGAACGCCGTAACAGCCTGTCGATGGCGATGCTCGAAGCCCTGTCGGCGGAACTGCACGATATTGTGGAGGACGCAGAGACCCGAGTCGTGGTCCTCGCTGCACAGGGGAACGTATTCTGCGCGGGGCATGATCTGAGGGAGATTCGAGAGAAGTTCGATGATGCTGATTTTCAGTTGGCGTTGTTCGACCAATGCAGCAAGGTGATGCAGCAAATCGTCGATCTTTCGAAGCCGGTGATCGCACGTGTGGCCGGAGTGGCTACAGCGGCGGGCTGCCAGCTTGTCGCCAGCTGCGATCTCGCGGTAGCTGCCGACACGGCTCGGTTCGCAACCCCGGGCGTGAACATTGGGCTGTTCTGTTCGACGCCCATGGTGGCCCTATCCCGCAATGTGTCACGCAAGCAGGCGATGGAGATGCTGTTGACCGGCGAGATGATCAGCGCCACTCGCGCCGAGGAGATTGGTCTGGTGAACCGGGCGGTGGATGAGCAGGTGTTGGACGACACCGTATACCGGATGGCAAGGACCATTGCAGACAAATCGGGTCATACCCTGAAAATCGGCAAGGAGGCTTTTTACCGGCAACTGGAAATGCCCCTGGCTGATGCCTACGCATTCACCTCCCGCGTTATGGCGGAGAACCTCCAGGCCCATGATGCCCAGGAAGGCATTTGTGCGTTTCTGGATAAGCGCAAGCCCGAGTGGCATGACCGCTAG
- a CDS encoding TetR/AcrR family transcriptional regulator: protein MVAKRRAQMVQETRGKLIQAARKAFAAKGYAASSMDDLTAEVGLTRGALYHNFGDKKGLLQAVIDQMDAEILVRMRAAREKADNTWLGFMDECMAYLETALEPEIQRVMLLDGPAVLGDPSQWPNQNACLHTTMETLQALIDEGTIQKVDPEAAARLINGAALNAALWIAAADDSQAVFDRAVDAFRCLAEGLLRKD from the coding sequence ATGGTCGCGAAACGCCGGGCACAGATGGTCCAGGAGACCCGTGGCAAGCTGATTCAGGCGGCTCGGAAGGCTTTTGCCGCCAAGGGGTACGCCGCGTCATCGATGGATGATCTCACGGCCGAGGTGGGCCTGACGCGGGGTGCCCTCTACCACAACTTCGGCGACAAGAAGGGATTGCTCCAAGCGGTGATCGATCAGATGGATGCGGAAATCCTGGTACGTATGCGCGCGGCCAGGGAAAAGGCTGACAACACCTGGCTCGGTTTCATGGATGAATGCATGGCCTACCTGGAAACGGCCCTGGAGCCCGAGATCCAGCGCGTCATGTTACTGGACGGGCCGGCGGTTCTCGGCGACCCTTCGCAATGGCCAAACCAGAATGCCTGCCTACATACGACGATGGAAACGCTTCAGGCGTTGATTGACGAGGGAACGATTCAGAAAGTGGATCCGGAGGCTGCAGCCCGGTTAATCAACGGCGCCGCCCTTAACGCCGCGCTATGGATCGCGGCAGCGGATGACTCGCAAGCGGTGTTCGACAGAGCGGTGGACGCCTTCCGATGTTTAGCCGAGGGATTGCTACGGAAGGATTGA
- a CDS encoding cold-shock protein → MSTTTGTVKFFNETKGFGFITRESGADVFVHYSAIQGGGFKTLAEGQSVEFTVTQGQKGPQAENVVAI, encoded by the coding sequence ATGTCTACTACTACCGGTACGGTTAAATTCTTCAACGAAACCAAAGGCTTTGGCTTTATCACTCGCGAAAGCGGAGCGGACGTCTTCGTTCACTACAGCGCTATTCAGGGCGGCGGTTTCAAGACACTGGCAGAAGGCCAGTCTGTCGAGTTCACCGTGACCCAGGGCCAGAAAGGTCCGCAGGCGGAAAATGTCGTTGCTATCTAA
- a CDS encoding VOC family protein: MNHPKNTIRLWYNGDAEEAARFYAEIFPDSSVDAVHRAPGDYPAGSEGDVLTVEFTVMGIPCLGLNGGDAFKHSEAFSFQVATVDQEETDRYWNAIVDNGGEESACGWCRDKWGLSWQITPVVLTEAITDPDRAAARRAFEAMMEMGKIDVAAIEAAHRG, from the coding sequence ATGAACCATCCAAAGAACACCATTCGCCTGTGGTACAACGGCGATGCCGAAGAGGCTGCCCGTTTTTACGCCGAGATCTTTCCCGATTCATCCGTCGACGCCGTACATCGTGCACCGGGCGATTATCCAGCCGGCTCTGAAGGCGATGTTTTGACCGTCGAGTTCACAGTCATGGGCATTCCCTGCCTCGGACTGAACGGCGGAGACGCGTTCAAGCACAGTGAGGCCTTCTCCTTTCAGGTCGCTACCGTCGACCAGGAGGAAACGGACCGCTACTGGAATGCGATCGTAGACAATGGTGGTGAAGAGAGCGCCTGCGGCTGGTGTCGCGACAAATGGGGACTGTCCTGGCAGATCACACCGGTGGTATTGACGGAAGCGATTACCGACCCTGATCGCGCAGCCGCAAGACGGGCATTCGAGGCCATGATGGAGATGGGCAAGATTGATGTCGCGGCGATTGAGGCAGCGCATCGGGGCTGA
- a CDS encoding NAD(P)H-binding protein, whose translation MNVFIIGITGGVGSLLARELHVRGDSVRGLVRLHAQQTELRQQGMDAQIADLATMTPNELADAFSDADAIVYSAGSNGGSREITKAIDGDGVEKAICAAHIAGVRRFLLVSVLPESWRERELGEEVEYYFATKKGADVAVSQSELDWVILRPSLLVDEPGTGTVFLGPAAFHDQIPRADVASTLSQLLHEPRLSRQILELNTGSMPIQEAVRVNVHAR comes from the coding sequence ATGAACGTCTTCATCATCGGTATCACAGGCGGTGTCGGCAGTCTGCTTGCCCGGGAACTGCACGTAAGGGGTGATAGTGTTCGCGGCCTTGTGCGCCTCCATGCACAGCAGACCGAACTCCGGCAGCAAGGCATGGACGCCCAAATCGCGGATCTTGCCACCATGACGCCAAACGAACTCGCCGATGCGTTCAGTGATGCGGATGCAATCGTATACAGCGCCGGGTCGAACGGTGGCAGCCGCGAGATCACGAAAGCCATTGATGGCGACGGCGTCGAGAAAGCCATCTGCGCAGCCCATATCGCTGGCGTCAGGCGCTTCCTGCTTGTGTCCGTGCTTCCCGAATCCTGGCGAGAACGGGAGCTTGGTGAGGAAGTGGAGTATTACTTCGCCACCAAAAAAGGAGCGGACGTTGCCGTTAGCCAGAGTGAACTGGACTGGGTGATCCTCCGCCCCTCCCTCCTGGTCGACGAGCCTGGGACAGGCACCGTTTTCCTGGGCCCGGCGGCATTCCATGATCAGATCCCCCGCGCGGACGTTGCCAGTACCCTCTCACAACTGCTCCACGAACCTCGGCTCAGTCGGCAGATTCTGGAACTCAATACAGGGTCGATGCCAATCCAGGAGGCGGTTCGGGTGAATGTTCATGCAAGGTGA